TCATCGTCGGCATCGGTCTTATCAGCGGAATCTATCCGGCATACAGAGCTTCAAAGATCAAACCCATTGAAGCAATCCGCAGCAGCGAGGGGGAAATATGAACATCATCAACGCGCTTGACCTCAGCAAGGTGTATCTTCGCGGAGCCGAAGAAATCCGTGCGGTGAACAAAATCAGCATCGACATCGAGGAAGGAGATTTTGTCTCCTTCGTGGGTGCCTCTGGTTCAGGAAAAACTACTCTGCTCCACCTGCTTGGCTGTCTGGACGACCCCAGCGGCGGATATCTGAATATCGCCGGTCAGGTCGTCTTCGAAAACGGCAAAGCCATGCCGGAAAGCAAACTCACCAAAGTCCGTCGAAACTTTTTCGGCTATATCTTCCAAAAATTCTACCTGATTCCCACCCTCACCGTCAAGGAAAACATCATGGTGCCCTTCGCCTTTCACCGCAATCCCGATATCCGCATCAACGTGAACGACGTAGCCAAATTGTTAGGGCTGGAAAAACGCCTCAACCACCTGCCCAAAGAGATCTCCGGAGGGGAAATGCAGCGCGTCGCCATCGCCCGTGCCCTGATCAACAACCCCAAGGTGATCCTTGCCGACGAACCCACCGGAAACCTGGACAGCAAACGCAGCGAAGAAATCGCGGATATCCTCACCGGTTTGAACCGCGACCGCGGCATCACCATCATCCTCGTTACCCACAATCACGAGTTGGCAAAAAGAGCCGGCAGGATTATGGAACTCATCGATGGCAACCTGATAACGTAGATTGGACACCTCCTTAAACTTCACTCCATAAGGGAGAACCCGGACGGGGCTTTGGAACTTTGTATCCGAAGCCCCGTTTGCATAGCTAACGAGTGTGTCAATATGTAGCGCAGCATGCCGATGCTGCGGAAACGATGGGAACAGTTTCGCAGGATCGGCATCCTGCGCTTTCTCCTTAGCATTACGGAGTCAATACGGACTTATACTAATTCGCTTGCATAAATCCAAATTATGATTATAGTATCTCCAGAACAACAATAGCTGGAGGTACAGATGAACCGTATCCATGTTAACGACACATTGCCTGCTGAAGAGCTAAGGCATAGAATGCTTGCCAGTA
This portion of the Candidatus Cloacimonadaceae bacterium genome encodes:
- a CDS encoding ABC transporter ATP-binding protein; the encoded protein is MNIINALDLSKVYLRGAEEIRAVNKISIDIEEGDFVSFVGASGSGKTTLLHLLGCLDDPSGGYLNIAGQVVFENGKAMPESKLTKVRRNFFGYIFQKFYLIPTLTVKENIMVPFAFHRNPDIRINVNDVAKLLGLEKRLNHLPKEISGGEMQRVAIARALINNPKVILADEPTGNLDSKRSEEIADILTGLNRDRGITIILVTHNHELAKRAGRIMELIDGNLIT